GGCGCGAGCCGCCGTCGTGTCCGCACGCCCTCGATGACGCGGATCTCCACGCTGGAAGGCTGGAAGGATTGGGATGGACGACATCACGGCCGCCGTCGGGACTCTTCGCCCCCGCTCCGAGGACTCGTGCCCCTCGTGGTGCGAGCGCGAGCACTCCACCACGTACGTCACCCACGCGGCCGACATCGCCGAGCTGCACAACCCCGACGGGTCCACGGTGACCGTCACGCTCTCCCAGCACGTCCAGCCGGGGTACGTGGGGGAGCGGGTGGTGCGCGTCTACACCTGCCTCGGCGAGGAGACCGGCATCGCCGACCTGTCACCGGACTCCGCCGAGGCCGTCGGGCGCTCGATCGTCGCCTTCTCCCCCGACGGATCCATGCGCGCGTACGGGCTGGCCCTGCAGCGGGCCGCCGCGCACCTGCTGCTTCCCGGGCTGGAGATCTCCCGCGACGGTGAGGACCCGGCGGGTCCGGCCAGGGCGTCCGGCCGGGTCCCCGCCGAGTCGCCCTCGCAGGAGAAGCTGTTCCGGATCGCGTTCCTGTCCGGCTACCTCAACGTGACGAGGGCGCCGGGACCGTTGAGCGGGGGTGTGGTCGAGCGCCGTCTCAGCCAGGTGCTGTCGCCGAGGGAGACGAGCGAGCTGTGCGACATCGTGCGCGGCATGCTGTCGCGCCGTACCGCCGCGAGCCGGGGAACCTTCCGCGACGACGCCTACGAGGACTCGTACGACCTCGCGTCGGGACTGTAGCGCCGGGGGTTTCGGACACGGTCCGCCGGGCGGAAAGCACCCGGCAAAGGGAGATTTGTCTCGATCTGCACTTACGGTTGCAAGTGCATACGCAAGTGCGTGTCCAGCGGTGCTGTGCGAAACGCGCTGTATGTGTGAAACTGTGGCACCGTAGGAAGGTGCGACAGGGAGCCCACATGGCCAGACAGACCGCGGAAGACAGCGGCGAGCAAGGCGGCGTTCTCGCGTACGCGGGCGGTGGCGGCCCCACCATCCTGCGGATTCTGCTGGGCGCCCAGCTGCGGAGGCTGCGCGTCGCCAAGGACATCACCCGCGAGCAGGCCGGTTACGCCATCCGTGCCTCCCACGCCAAGATCAGCCGGCTGGAGCTCGGGAGGGTCGGCTTCAAGGAACGCGATGTCGCGGACCTGCTGACGATGTACGGGGTGACCGATACCCAGGAAAGGGCCCCGCTGCTCACGCTGGCCCGTCAGGCCAACGCCCCCGGCTGGTGGCACAAGTACGGAGACCTGCTGCCCAACTGGTTCGAGGTCTACGTCGGGCTCGAAGAGGCCGCCTCGATCGTCCGGACCTACGAGGTGCAGTTCATCCCCGGCCTCCTGCAGAGTCCCGAGTACGCGCGGGCCGTCATCATGCTCGTGCACGGCGCCGCCTCCCCGGACGAGGTCGACCGCCGCGTCTCGCTCCGCATGGCCCGCCAGGAGCGTCTGACCAGGCCGGACGCCCCGACGCTCTGGGCCGTGATGGACGAGGCCGTGCTGCGGCGGCCCATCGGCGGGCCCCACGTGCTGCGCGCCCAGATCGACCACCTGCTCGAAGCGGTCGAGATGCCCAACGTCAAGCTGCAGATCATGCCGTTCGAGCGGGGCGGCCACGCCGCGGCCGGCGGCCCGTTCTCCATCCTGCGCTTCCCCGAGCGGGACCTGCCCGACGTGGTCTACATGGAGCAGCTCACGAGCGCCCTCTACGTGGACAAGCTCGAGGAGACCGACCACTACATGCAGGTCATGGACCGTCTGTGCATCCAGGCGTACTCCGTCTCCGAGAGCAAGCGGTTCCTGCGCGACCTCCGTGCGGAACTCCCGGACTGATTAGGTTCGGCATGCTTTCAAGGGGATTGCGATGCCTGATGGCTTGAGGCCATCTTGTCCAGTTATCTGGCGAAATATCAGTTCATGATCTGAAGGCGCCGATCGCTCGTCTACCATGCGGGAAAGACGTGGTGAAGGCGAGGATATGACTGAGCACGAGCAGGCTCCGCCGGGAATCGACCCTACGATCCCGAGTGTGGCTCGTATGTACGACTACTACCTGGGGGGTAAGGACAACTTCGCCTCCGACCGGATCGCCGGTGAGAAGATCGTGGAACTCGTCCCCAACGTCAAGGACGTGGCGCGCTCCAACCGCGCCTTCCTCGGGCGTACCGTGCGGCATCTCGCCGCCGCGGGGATCCGCCAGTTCATCGACATCGGCACGGGTCTGCCGACGCAGGAGAACGTGCACCAGGTCGTCCTGCGCGAGGCGCCGGACTCCCAGATCGTGTACGTCGACAACGACCCCATCGTGCTCGTCCACGCCCGCGCACTCCTCGCCGACAACGCGCGGACCATCGTGATCCCCGGCGACCTGCGGGAGCCGGGGGCGATCCTCGACCACCCGGACGTCCGCGAGCGCATCGACTTCGACCAGCCGGTCGCCGTCCTGATGGTGTCCATCCTGCACTTCGTCGGCGACGACAAGGAGGTCTCGGGCATCGCCGCCTCCTTCGGGGAGCGGCTGGTCCCCGGCAGCCACGTGGTGATCTCCCACGTCACCTCCGGCGACCTCACCGAGGACCAGGTCCGCCAGGGCCGCGGTGTCTACGGCACGACCACCGCGGGCGGCATCTTCCCCCGTACCCTCACCCAGATCCGCGGCCTGTTCGACGGGCTGGAGATGCTCGAACCCGGCCTGGTGCCCGTCTACGACTGGCGGCCCGACTCCGGCGACGTCGTCATCCCGCCGGGAGCCGGTGCCATCACCGTCGGAGCCGTCGGGCGGGTTCTGTAGGAGCGTCCCGTCCGCGTTCCTCCGGGGGCGCGGACGGGAACCCCGGGGAACGCGTGGATGCCCGAGGTCCGGGGATCCCCGGAGCGGGGCCGAGATCACGGTCGGTCCCGCTCCCCGAGTTCTACGGGTACCTCCGAACCCCTTTGGGCACCCTAGGCCGACACCGGGCCGGGGAACGGTGAACCCGCCGGGGCCGGTGAGCGTATCTGAAGGATGTTGACACATTCGCGCCAGACCGGTGTCGCCAGGAACGCCCGGGTGGTCGCCACGGTGATTCTCGCCCTGTCCTTCTCCCTCGCCTGCAGCGCGGAACAGCCCGCGAGCGCCCCCGCCGCCGCGGCCGGAAACGCGGCCCCCGCGGGTCCGCCTCCAACCGTCGAGCAACTCGCCAAGAAGGTCGACTGCAAGCCCCAGATCCAGGTCGACGCGGTCGACATCCGGACGGGAGCCTGCAAGACCTCCGTCGGCCAGTTCTTCATCAGCACCTTCGTCACCCAGTCCGGCAAGGACCAGTGGATGGACCAGGCGCCGGAGTACAACCCCCACCTGGTCGGGGAGCTGTGGACCGTGCTCGGCGCCAGGAAGGTCCTGGACGAGTTGCGCGTGACGCTCGGCGGGGACCTGCACCTGACCGACCACCGGGTGAGCCCGACCCCCACGCCGCCCGCCGGGTGACGGGCGAGGCCGGCCCGCACCGGGCGAGCGCGCCCGGTGCGGGCCGGGGCCTCGGTGCCGCCCGAAGGCCCTCCCTTCCGGGAGGGCGAGACCTTCGCGGGACTGTCACTTGCCGTAGCGCTGCTAGATGTGCGAGCTACGTTATTAATAGCGGAGATCGACTTAATAGCGGCGCTAGAACAAGCATGATGCCCACCCGGGAGCGCCGTGAGCGGGCGCGGCGCCATCGGCTGATCGTGACGGTCGCCCGCGAGCCGGCCGGGGCCGAGGGGGGAGGCGGTCACGACGCGCCGTCTCGCCGAGCGGCCCTGGTTCCTCGGGTTCCTCCTCGCCCGCCGACGATGGCCGGTGACTCCGCGCACGCGTTTCCGGTCGGGACCTCAGGGAGGGCGAACTTTATCCCTGAATGAAATAGATACGGCATT
This region of Streptosporangium sp. NBC_01495 genomic DNA includes:
- a CDS encoding helix-turn-helix domain-containing protein — translated: MARQTAEDSGEQGGVLAYAGGGGPTILRILLGAQLRRLRVAKDITREQAGYAIRASHAKISRLELGRVGFKERDVADLLTMYGVTDTQERAPLLTLARQANAPGWWHKYGDLLPNWFEVYVGLEEAASIVRTYEVQFIPGLLQSPEYARAVIMLVHGAASPDEVDRRVSLRMARQERLTRPDAPTLWAVMDEAVLRRPIGGPHVLRAQIDHLLEAVEMPNVKLQIMPFERGGHAAAGGPFSILRFPERDLPDVVYMEQLTSALYVDKLEETDHYMQVMDRLCIQAYSVSESKRFLRDLRAELPD
- a CDS encoding SAM-dependent methyltransferase, with product MTEHEQAPPGIDPTIPSVARMYDYYLGGKDNFASDRIAGEKIVELVPNVKDVARSNRAFLGRTVRHLAAAGIRQFIDIGTGLPTQENVHQVVLREAPDSQIVYVDNDPIVLVHARALLADNARTIVIPGDLREPGAILDHPDVRERIDFDQPVAVLMVSILHFVGDDKEVSGIAASFGERLVPGSHVVISHVTSGDLTEDQVRQGRGVYGTTTAGGIFPRTLTQIRGLFDGLEMLEPGLVPVYDWRPDSGDVVIPPGAGAITVGAVGRVL